GAGTGCGCTTTGGTAATCTCCGCCGTCTCAAACCCGTCAGCCAAAACTTCGGTTTCAATCGCGGTTTGCCGATCGATCGCTATTACATTGAGAAATTTCTTGCCAGCCATGCCGATGCCATACGCGGACACGTATTGGAAGTGAGCGAAAACAAATACACGCTCAAGTTTGGCAGCGATCGCGTCAGCAAAAGCGATATCCTGCACGTAACTCAGGATAACCTCGCAGCAACAATAGTCGCTGACTTGACCTGTTGCGATGAAAACAGCGTACCCTCAAATACTTTCGATTGCATTATTATTACGCAAACCCTACCGTTTATTTACGACGTGCGGGCGGCGATCGCAACTCTACACAGGATATTGAAGCCAGGGGGAGTTATATTAGCAACTTTCGCTGGCATTAGCCAAGTCAGCCGTAGCGATATGGAAACTTGGGGAGAATACTGGCGATTTACAACCCTTTCAACTCGGAAGTTATTTTCTGAAGCTTTTCCAGCAGCCCAGATAAAAGTAGAAGCGTATGGCAATGTATTAGCTGCAATGTCATTTCTACAAGGATTAGCCGTCGAGGAACTGCGCCAAGAAGAACTAGACTACTTCGATCCTGATTATGAATTGTTAATTAGCGTGAGGGTAACTAAACCAGAGGTAAATCATGAAAATACCTGGGAAAATACCTGGAGCCAATCGGATACGACGGTTTGCCCGTCGCTGTCGCAACCGGCTTCAGCCAGGGTCGCTGATTCTGCTCTATCATCGCGTCACTGACGTGAGTTGTGACCCTTGGGGATTGTGCGTGACACCCCAGCACTTTGCCGAGCAATTGCAAGTCTTGCGCCAATATACCCAGCTAACACAATTGCGGCGATTGAGCCAAGACGTAGCAGAGGGCAAACATCATCGCCGTCACGTTGTCATTACTTTTGACGATGGCTACGCTGATAACCTCCACAATGCCAAGCCAATACTCGAACGCTATGACGTACCTGCCACTATCTTTATTGCTAGCGGCTATGTCGATCGCGAACGAGAATTTTGGTGGGATGAGTTAGAGCGGCTATTTTTGCAACCTGGGGCATTACCCCAGCAACTAGAGCTAAATATCAATGGCTATCAATATCAGTGGGATTTGGGAGAATTTGCCAATTACACCGAGTCAACATACCAGCAGCATCGCCATTGGAAAGCAGAACAGGAAGATCCCCCCACTCCACGTCAGTTGGTCTATTACGAGGTCTGGAAACTACTTCGCGTTTTACCAGCAGGCGATCGCGATCGCATTTTAGATCGACTGCTAACCTGGGCGGGAATGACAGCAGGTAGCCGTTCGACCCATCGTTCTCTCACCCGCGCAGAAGTAGCAACTCTAGAGCGGGGATCGCTCGTTGAAATCGGCGCTCACACGATCGCGCATCCATTTCTCTGCTCTCTGCCCTTATCTTCGCAGCAAGAAGAAATTTACCACAGCAAAGCTCAACTTGAAGAACTGCTCGGACACGAGGTGACAAGCTTTTCCTATCCCTTCGGCAACTACACCTCAGACTCGGTAGCTATCGTCCGCGATGCTGGCTTTAACTGTGCTTGTGCCACGATTCACGCTAGCGTCCAACGCCATAGCAATCTGTTTGAGCTACCCCGCGTCGAAATTCAAAACTGGAATGGAGAAGAGTTTGCTAGGAGGCTATCGCGTTGGTTCGATGTTTGAACAGTGAAGAGTGGCTAGTGGCTAGTGGCTAGTGGCTAGAGTTTCTCCCTTGTCTCCCCCCTCTGCCTTGTCTCCCCCCTCTGCCTTGTCTCCCCCCTCTGCCTTGTCTCCCCCCTCTGCCTTGTCTCCCCCCTCTGCCTTGTCTCCCCCCTCTGCCTTGTCTCCCCCCTCTGCCTTGTCTCCCCCCTCTGCCTTGTCTCCCCCCTCTGCCTTGTCTCCTCCCTCTGCCTTGTCTCCCCCCTCTGCCTTGTCTCCCCCCTCTGCCTTGTCTCCTCCCTCTGCCTTGTCTCCCCCCTCTGCCTTGTCTCCCCCCTCTCCCTTGTCTCCTCCCTCTGCCTTGTCTCCCTCCTTTCCCTTGTCTCCCTCCTCTCCCTTGTCTCCCTCAGCTTTCTTTCCCCGACTCCCAACTCCCAACTCATGCAGCCACTTGTTTCAATTATTACTATATTTTTAAACGCTGAGGATTATATTGAAGAGGCGATCGCCAGTGCGATCGCTCAGTCATACGATGTTTGGGAACTGTTACTCGTTGATGATGGTTCTACGGATAGCAGTAGCAAAATTGCTCGCGACTATAGCGATCGATATCCCGAAAAAATTCGCTATTTAGAACATCCAGGTCATAAAAATTGCGGCATGAGTGCCTCGCGCAATCTGGGAATTCAACACGCAAGAGGAGATTATATTGCCTTTTTAGATGCGGATGACGTTTATTTACCCGATAAAATTGCCCAACAAGTCGCAATTTTAGAGTCTCATCCTGAAGTTGGCTTGGTTTGTGGCAGAACGAAATGGTGGTACAGCTGGACGGGAAACGAGAGCGATCGCTCGCGAGATTTTCTTCAAAAGTATGCATTACCTTTGAATACTGCGATCTCTCCACCTACCATTCTGATTCTATTTCTAAAAGATGAATGGGCTTCACTTTGCGATGTTATGGTACGTCGCCAAGCTGTTGAAACTGTAAATGGATATGAAACATCTTTTCGCGGTATGTATGAAGACCAAGCCTTTCATGCCAAACTCTGTTTGAAATACCCAACTTTTGTATCGAGCCAATGTTGGTATCTCTATCGCCAGCACTCCCAAGCCTGTACTACTGACTCTCACGTTAGTGGCAAAACTCTAGCAGCGCGACAAATGTTTCTGACGTGGCTAGAAGACTATCTATCTAAGTCAGGATTGCAGCAATCGGAAGTTTGGCGAGTTGTCCAACAGCAACTCTTTCCTTACCGTCATCCCCACCTACATCGACTCTGGTTGAAGTGGCGGTTTGGCATTGTGTGGCGCGGACAGAAAATATGGGAAAAATTCAAAATAACTAATGAATAAACTATTAATTATTTTTCCATCTGTAGAAAGGGGTGGGGCAGAGGAATACGCTCTAACTATTGCCCGTGATGCTCAGCAGCAAGGCTGGCAAGTTCATGCAGCTTTTCCTAAAACACCACAAACAACTTCTCTGGCTCAAGATTTTCAGCAGCATAAAATTAACTATCACTGTTTAGAAATAGCTGAAACTTATACTCGAAAACTCAGAACTTTACGGCAATATTTACCAGATTGCTTGCGGACGCTTTCCTTATTTTTACAAATTCAACCCGATGCGGTTATCATCGTTCTTCCTTGGGTAGACCGCAGTTTAGGTACTATTTTTGCTTGCGCTTATTTAAATGTTCCTACAGTGGTGGTGTTTCAGCTAGTTCCTTGCCAAATTACCTTAAGCCAGTGGCAATTAACACTTTATAATTGGTCGAGAGTTAGAAATCAACAATGGGTAGCTGTTTCCCAATATAGTCAAAAGTTAGTTGGTAAGATATTCCAGATGCCAGTTAGTGAAGTGAAATGTATCTATAATGGAACAAAACTGGAAATGGACAAAAAGCAGAGCCTTCAAGAGATTGTAGCGCTGCGCGATCGCCTCCGGCAAGAATTAGAATTACCGTTAACTAGCCGTTTAGTTTTAACTGTCGGTCGGCTGAACCAACAGAAAGGATACAGCGACCCAATCCCCATTATTCCCGCGATCGCTAAAGAATTTCCTGAAGTCAAGTTTATTTGGGTAGGAGATGGAGAACTGCGATCGCAGTTACAAGCAGAAGTCAAAGCGACAAAAATAGAAGCATCTGTGCTGTTTCTTGGCTATCGAAATGACATACCGCAGTTACTCAAAGCCGCCGATCTCTTTTTATTTCCCAGTCATTATGAAGGATACCCCTTTGCTTTATTAGAAGCAATGGCTTACGGTCTACCAATTGTTGCTTCAAATGCTAATCCTATGCCAGAAATAATTACGGATCGGTTGGAAGGTTTATTATTTCGTAAGGGCGATCGCCACGATCTTTTAGCTAAGCTGCGATGGGCTTTGCAAAATCCCCTTTTAATGCGAGGTATGGCAGAAAATGCCAAACTGCGAGTTCGTGAATTCTCTGCTACTAAAATGAGTTTTGAAACTTTGGATTTAGTGCAAAAGATAATAGTAAAAAATGGGAATCAAAACGTTGCCTGAGATAAAATTTTTTGTTCTAAGCAGCATGGCAAATAACCAAATATCTCAAGAGAAACCATGAATTATTTTAATTATTTACAAACTTTTGCGTTTGATAAAGTGAGAATAATATGCACCATTTAAAGGTGATTTTTCTGCCTTGGTGGTCGAGAAATCCTTATCAGCAGCTTTTAGTAACGCATCTCCAGCTATTAGGTATAGACGTAAAAACTTTCAGTAATAATGGGAAATTATTTCTAACTCCAGAGGTTATTCGCTGGCGACCAGATATCGTTCACTTTCACTCACTATACCCATTCTATTTATCATCAAATCCGTTAGCTTTCGCAATCAAGCTCTTAGCATTTTTCAGTCAAATTATATTTTTAAAGCTTGCAGGAGTTAGAATCGTCTGGACAGTTCACGATTTAAAAAATCACGAAAACATGCAAGTGCGTGCAGAGCGAATTTATAGTATTTTTCTCGCTATATTTGCCGATGCTATTATTACTCATTGCGTACAAGCAAAACAGACGGTTATTAAATCATTTCATATCTTCAACAAAGATAAGGTTTTTGTTGTTTCACATCCCCATTACATCAACTACTATGAAAATAATATAGACCGCGATACAGCGCGAAAAAAATTAGGTATAACAGATGCCAATCTAATTTTTCTATTTCTGGGATTGATTCGGGCTTACAAAGGCGTTCCCGAACTCATCAATGCTTTCAAGCAGCTAAAACAAGATAAAGTTTATTTAGTGATTGCTGGTAAAGCTTCTCAGGAATTAACTCAACAGATTCAGCAACAAGTGCAAGATTGTCATGAAATTAAATTCATTCCGGGTTTTGTCGCTGACGAGCAATTACAAATCTATATGAATGCTTGCGATGCGATCGTACTACCATACCGAGATATCTTAACCTCGGGTTCGGTAATTTTAGCTATGTCCTTCGGTCGTGCGTGTGTTGCTCCCCGTAAAGGCTGTATTAGCGAAGTAGTCGGTGACTTAGGAGGGTTTCTCTACAATCCAGAAGAAACGGACAGTTTGTTGTATGCTATGAAAGATGCAATTCAACATAAGTCTCAGTTGCAACAAATAGGCGATCGCAACCGCCGAGTAGTGGAGCAGTGGAGCTGGGATAGCTTTGCACGCACGACACTACAAATTTATCAGCATCGAGTTCGATCGACATCGAGCTTGCGATCGCCCCTGAATTGAATTTTGTCCATACCAAGCGGTTAGCGAGGAAAGACAAAATGTATGGTTTAACAGAGGTTAACTTATATAGTTTGCTGAGCAGAACGGCATGAGCCTACGTACTCAAGTCATGCGAGGCGGGACGTTCTTAGTTCTGCGCCAAGCATTAGGTATGATTCTCTCTTTGGGAGGTGTTTTACTACTTACCCGCATTTTAGGTCCGAAAACATACGGGCTGTACTCTGCCACGCTAAATATTTTTGTCTACGTTCAAAGTCTCAGTCAGTTAGGAATTGAGATTTATCTGGTGCGGCAGAAAGATGAAGAAGACATCAAACTTTACCATCAAGCCTTTACCTTGCTGCTCTTACTGGCGCTAGGGGGTACTGGCATATCTCTCATAGGAATACCCTTATTACAAGAGTGGGTGCGCCTAGAAGGATTTAGCGATGTGGCTCGCGTCATGTTTCTGGGACTGCCAGTTGTGTTGCTGAGTCAAGTTCCTTTAGCACGACTAGAGCGGCACTTGGATTACAAACACGTCGCTTTGATCGAACTGAACGGTCAGTTCGTTTACTACTTAGTCGCCCTTCCTCTGGCGTTTCAGGGAGCTGGTGTCTGGTCGCCTGCGATTGGATGGTGGATGCAACAAGTTATGACTTTAGGACTGCTTTACTGGCGGGCAGATTATCGCCCTCGTTTGCATTGGCAACCAGATGTTATTAAGCAAATGCTGAGCTACAGCGTTGGCTACTCTGCCTCCTCCTGGGTTTGGCAACTGCGTAACCTGGTCAACCCCTTAGTGGTTGGTAGGTATGCAGGTGCGGAAGCAGTGGGATTTGTCGCTTTAGCGATTCGGATTGTGGAAGTCCTGAGTTTTGTCAAAACCGCAACTTGGCGATTGTCGATCGCAGCTTTGGCTCGTCTCCAAGGCGATCGCGTGCGACTCGGTAAAGCAGTGAGCGAAGGTATGAGCCTTCAGATCTTAGCGCTGGGTCCCCTGTTAGTATTCGTTAGTTGGCTCAATCCTTGGCTGATACCGTTGTTGTTCGGTCAGCACTGGTTGCCAGTCATTCAAATCTATCCTTTTATTGCCCTCAGTTACCTCAGCAACGCCGTGTTCAATCTCCATTGTTCCGTGCTTTACGTCTTGCAGCGCAACTGGGAAGTGACAGCTTTCCACTTAGCACACATTATCTTGTTTGCTGGCACGGCGTTGGTTGCAACCTCTCATTTTAATGGCTTCGTCGGCTACGGCTGGGGCGAGGTAGCGGCTTTAGCTAGCTATGCCGTTCTCCATGTTTTTGTCGTGCAACATATTAAAAGTCCTGCCTATCGCTTACCCACAATTTGGTGGCTAGCTTTGGTAGGAGCTTTATTTATTTACCAATTGGGTTGGTGGTCTGCTTTAGGTTTGGTCGCGCTGTTTTGTATGCCTGCTACCTATCGACAGTTGAAATACTACATCGATAGCCTGCGGCAAGCTCAATCAGATCGTTAACATCACTTGACAAAAATCAGTCATAAGTCAGTCGTCATAAGGCAAATTTATGCGTCCCAAAGTATCAATAATTGTACCCACATATAATAGTGAGGACTATATTGCCAGGGCAATAAAATCTGTATTGCAACAGACAGAATCTCAAGTAGAAATTATTGTTGTAGACGATGCTTCTGTTGATGCTACTGTGCAAGTGGTACAACAGTATAAATGCGATCGCCTTCAATTACTGGTAAATGACTGCAATCAGGGACCTAGCTACAGCCGCAATCGCGGTATTGCCGCAGCTAGGGGAGAATGGATAGCTTTGCTAGATTCTGATGATTGGTTTGCCCCTGAAAGAATTGAAAAGTTGCTACAAGTCGCTGTAGCAGAAGATGCAGATGTAGTAGCCGATGACTTATATCTCATTGCCAATCGAGCCAAGCAGCCGTGGGGAACGAGATTTTCTGCTCCGCTAGGATTTGGTTGGCGACGACCTAAGTTTCAAGGAGTTACGCAAATCGATGCAATAGATTTTATTGAAATGGATTTGGGTGTAGTCAAACCCATATTTAAACGTAGTTTTCTCGTTCATCATAATTTAAGTTTCGATGACAATCTACGCTATGGAGAAGACTTTCAATTTTATTTGAAAGCTCTCATTTGTGGGGCAAAGTTTATCATCGACTCTCAGCCATATTATTTTTATTGCTCTCGTCCTGGCTCTCTGATTACCGATTATCTAACATGTCAGCAACAAATGTATGCGGATGTCGATCGCTTCCTTCAAGTCGATGCAGTTCACAAAAACTTTGCCCTCACACGTTCTTTAACAAGAAGATATGAAATCGTTGGAACTCATTTAAGTATTAGTTTAGCTTACAATCAATTAAAAGCAGTGTTTAAAAGCGAAAAACTGTTCGCTGCGATCGCCAAAATTATTACCAATCCTCAAATCATTGTCCTGTCGGTTTTACATATCATCAGAAACTTAACACAGCGAGCGGCTCCGCTGTGGGTTGCTCTATCTTGCAAATCAAAAAAAACAGTTTAAATCGCATATAGAAAAGTATCTGAAATTCATTTTCCTAACAATGCGATCGCCTGCTAATTTTAAAAAGTTAACTTAAAAAGTTAAATTTTTCAGAATGAAACTTTTACTTGGTGCGGAAAAGATATTTACAGTTATATCGTTGCTGACTCTTACGGGAGCTTGGTTTCCCCGCCTGTATGAAATCATCAGTGGAGAATCACTGATCGTACTCACATCTGAGGGAGTTGTAGCACTACAAATTCCTTTCTACTCGATTTATATCACGACATTTGCACTCATATTGCTTCGATGGAAAAAAATCATTCAAGCGCTAGGGAAAGGTAAGTTTTTATTATTGCTAGTTGCGATCGCGATCGTCTCAATTTTATGGTCAGATGCACCTGCAATCACGCTGCGACGAAGTTTAGCCGTTTCAGGTGCGACTTCATTCGGGATCTATTTCGCTACACGATATAGCCACAAAGAGCAATTGCATCTCTTAGCTTGGACTTTTGGAATAGCAGTTCTATCCAGTATATTATTTACCATAGCGTTACCAGCTTACGCAATTGTTCCTGACCCAAATAGCACAGCTTTAGGATCGGTTTTGCAAGGGGTATATATCCACAAAAATGTTTTCGGTCGGATGATGACTTTAAGCACGATTGTCTTAGCGATCGTGGCTTTTAGTGGTTCAAAATCTCGATATTTAGCCTGGATTACCTTGAGCCTTGCAGTCAGTCAAGTGTTACTTTCATTTTCTACTAGCTCTTGGATTATCCTAGCAATTGTTATAGCACTATTTCCCTTATATCGGGCTTTGCGATGGAACTTTTCTTGGATGCTGCTACTATATATTGCCGTGGCACTATTCTGCGGTGGCTTAGCTATTTTAATTACGAGCAATTTGGATATTGTACTCAATAGTTTGGGAAAAGATTTAACTTTAACTGGTCGAACTAAAGTTTGGTCGGCTGTCATCGACAAAATTGGCGAACGTCCTTGGTTAGGTTATGGATATAGCGCTTTTTGGCGGGGTAATGAAGGAGCATCTGCTTATGTTCGGCTAGCCAGTGGATGGAAAGTAGCCTTCTCTCATAACGGCTTATTAGATCTATGGCTCGATCTAGGATTGATTGGAGTTTCAGTTTACTTAATCGGTTTTGTTAAAGCTTATACGCAGGCAATAACATGGATGCGCTGGTCTAAAACATCTTATGGGTTATGGCACTTAATCTTGTTGACATTCATATTTTTAACTAATTTTTCTGAAAGCACAATTTTGAAGTCAAATGATATTTTCTGGGTGTTGTATACGGCGACATACTTTTCACTCTCACAAAGCTCAATAGATGCTTAGCTTCAAACTTTTGCCTAATTTTCAGCCATTAACTACTTGGAGCAAAAATGAATGACCTCTAGCCTAGCAGTTTTTATCCCAAGTCTCGATGGTGGCGGAGCCGAAAGAGTTATGCTCAACCTCGCTGATGGTTTTGCCGCTCAAGGTGTAAAAGTTAGTTTAGTTTTAGTTAAGGCAGAGGGACCATATCTGTCGCAAGTATCTTCAAAGGTAGAATTAGTTACCTTGGGAAGTCGGCAGAAGTTACTGCTCAGCTTTCCCGATTTGATAAATTATCTGCGGCGGGAGCAACCTGTCGCAATGTTATGCGGACAAGAGGATGCCAATATAGTCGCACTATGGGCAAAGCAACTGATGAAAGTATCGACTCAAATGGTCGCGATCGTCCACAATCATCTCTCACGCGATGCCCAAACTTCTACCCTACTCAAAAGACAACTGACACCTCATCTGGTGCGTTGGTTCTATCCTTGGGCGGATAAAATTGTCGCCGTGTCTCAGGGGGTGGCTGAGGATCTCGTCGAGATTGGTTTGCCAAAAGATAAAATTCAGGCAATTTACAACCCTGTCGTAACTCCAGAATTGCACGACCGGGCAAGAGAACCAATATCTCATCCTTGGTTTGCGCCAGACCAACCTCCAGTTATTATGGGTGCGGGAAGGCTAGAGAATCAGAAGGATTTTCCGACTTTGATCCGTGCTGTTGCTAAGTTACGGCAGCAGCGTCCCGTGCGGTTGATGATTTTGGGCGAAGGGACAAAACGACCTGAATTAGAGGCTTTAATAAGAGAACTCGATTTAATAGACAGCGTTGTCATGCCAGGATTTGTGAGTAATCCATACGCTTATATGGCAAGGGCAACTGTTTTTGTCCTCTCATCAATTTGGGAGGGTTTTGGTAACGTGCTAGTAGAAGCGATCGCAGTGGGAACTCCGGTAGTGTCTACTAATTGCAAAAGTGGTCCGGCAGAAATTTTAGAAAATGGCAAGTATGGAAAATTAGTCGCCGTAGGGGATGTTATGGGGATGGCTGAGGCGATCGCCCAGACGCTAGACTGTCCGCCAGCACCTACTGAATTACAGCGTCGAGCCGAGCGATTTTCCACAGCAAAAGTTTTAGCAGAGTATCGACAGATTTTACAAATAACCTAGTACAAAAGTCAAACATTCGTAGGGGCGGGTTTGTTTGCAAATGTTACATGTTCAGGCAGGGTTGGTTGTTGAAACCCGCCCGTACAAAAGTCAAACATTCGTAGGGGCGGGTTTGTTTTCAAATGTTACATGGTTCGCGCAGATTTTCTTGTGGAAACCCGCCCGTACACCAATTTAAAATCGTGGGAATTAGCATATGAAAAAGATCGGGGAAAAACAAATTAATGTTCTCATGGTGGGAGACAGCTTATCTAAGCAGGGAGGAATTGTAACTTTAGAAAAGCATATGTTAAAACACGCTCCTGCTAACGTGCAAATTCACCATATTGGCACGGCAGTTGATGGTTCGGCAATGCAAAAAGCCTTTGGATTTGCGATCGCCCTGGTTCGGGTTCTCTTGGTGCTATTAACGAAAAAAGTGGATATCGTTCACGCGCATGTAGCCGAAAGAGGCAGTGCTTATCGCAAATCAATCGTGACTTTAATTGCTAAATTCTTGTTTCGCAAACCCGTAATTTTACATTCTAATAGTCCTGAGTTTCATGAATTTTATCAGGGGTTATCTGTGAATGTCAGACAAGGATTGTTGTGGGCATTTAGTCAGTGCGATCGCTTCATTGCTGTTTCCGAGAGTTGGCGTAATTTCTATGTGGATAAATTTGGTTTAAAACCAGAACAAGTCTTAGTACTGGCTAATCCGATTGAATTGCCAAATCAAGTCCCTCACCGAGAGCGATCGAACCAGATTAATCTTGTTTTTTTAGGACGCATCGGACAGCGTAAAGGCACTTTCGATCTGATTCGTGCTTTTGCCATGTTACCTGAGCCGATAAGAAACCAAGCAAATTTAATCTTGGCAGGAGATGGAGAGGTTGACAAAGCCCGCGATTTAGTCACGAGCTATAGTTTAAAGATTAGCAACATTGGCGATCGCATTACTATATATGATTGGCTCAATTCACAGCAACGAGATGCTTTATTAACTCAAGCGCATGTGTTTATCTTGCCTACTTACAATGAAGGATTACCCTTAGCTTTGCTCGAAGCAATGGGGTGGGGATTACCTGTCATCACAACGCCAGTAGGGGGAATTCCCGATTTAATTGTCTCGGAGAAAAATGGTTTATTAGTCCAACCTGGAGATATTCAACAACTTTCCACTGCTATTGAATCGCTCATTCAGAACGAAAATTTTAGACTTTCCTTGGGTAGTGCAGCGCGGGAAAGCGTCATACCTTTGGATGTCAAAAGTTATTTCAGTTTCCTGTTACAAATCTACGATTTAGTATTAGATCTTCAGGAAAATCAGTAGTCAAAAGTTAAAAGTCAAAAGTTAAAATGTACAGAGTTAATATAGCAATCCAAATTGATTTGTGAACGGTTCCCGTGTAGAGACGTTACATGTAACGTCTCTACACGAGCAATCAATTTCACGATTCATCTAGGATTGTTATAGTATCAAGCAAGGCGATCGCACTGAGAATGTTAGTTAAAAGTGTAACAGCTTACATACCAGAAAGTAGGTAGCAGCAATAATTGGTATAAGAAAACTTATCAACCAATTTTAAAGAAAAAATTAAATAACTGTGTCTGTCCGAAAAGTAGGTTTATAACCTCGCTGTTTCCAACCTAGTTTTTTTCGGTAAAACCAATGAATCATCGGCAAATCACAAGACGGCTAGCAATTGCTCTAGGGTTAAGTACCTTTGCAGGTGTAAGCGTATCACCA
This window of the Chroococcidiopsis thermalis PCC 7203 genome carries:
- a CDS encoding O-antigen ligase family protein, giving the protein MKLLLGAEKIFTVISLLTLTGAWFPRLYEIISGESLIVLTSEGVVALQIPFYSIYITTFALILLRWKKIIQALGKGKFLLLLVAIAIVSILWSDAPAITLRRSLAVSGATSFGIYFATRYSHKEQLHLLAWTFGIAVLSSILFTIALPAYAIVPDPNSTALGSVLQGVYIHKNVFGRMMTLSTIVLAIVAFSGSKSRYLAWITLSLAVSQVLLSFSTSSWIILAIVIALFPLYRALRWNFSWMLLLYIAVALFCGGLAILITSNLDIVLNSLGKDLTLTGRTKVWSAVIDKIGERPWLGYGYSAFWRGNEGASAYVRLASGWKVAFSHNGLLDLWLDLGLIGVSVYLIGFVKAYTQAITWMRWSKTSYGLWHLILLTFIFLTNFSESTILKSNDIFWVLYTATYFSLSQSSIDA
- a CDS encoding glycosyltransferase family 4 protein; translation: MHHLKVIFLPWWSRNPYQQLLVTHLQLLGIDVKTFSNNGKLFLTPEVIRWRPDIVHFHSLYPFYLSSNPLAFAIKLLAFFSQIIFLKLAGVRIVWTVHDLKNHENMQVRAERIYSIFLAIFADAIITHCVQAKQTVIKSFHIFNKDKVFVVSHPHYINYYENNIDRDTARKKLGITDANLIFLFLGLIRAYKGVPELINAFKQLKQDKVYLVIAGKASQELTQQIQQQVQDCHEIKFIPGFVADEQLQIYMNACDAIVLPYRDILTSGSVILAMSFGRACVAPRKGCISEVVGDLGGFLYNPEETDSLLYAMKDAIQHKSQLQQIGDRNRRVVEQWSWDSFARTTLQIYQHRVRSTSSLRSPLN
- a CDS encoding glycosyltransferase family 2 protein, giving the protein MRPKVSIIVPTYNSEDYIARAIKSVLQQTESQVEIIVVDDASVDATVQVVQQYKCDRLQLLVNDCNQGPSYSRNRGIAAARGEWIALLDSDDWFAPERIEKLLQVAVAEDADVVADDLYLIANRAKQPWGTRFSAPLGFGWRRPKFQGVTQIDAIDFIEMDLGVVKPIFKRSFLVHHNLSFDDNLRYGEDFQFYLKALICGAKFIIDSQPYYFYCSRPGSLITDYLTCQQQMYADVDRFLQVDAVHKNFALTRSLTRRYEIVGTHLSISLAYNQLKAVFKSEKLFAAIAKIITNPQIIVLSVLHIIRNLTQRAAPLWVALSCKSKKTV
- a CDS encoding glycosyltransferase family 4 protein, producing MKKIGEKQINVLMVGDSLSKQGGIVTLEKHMLKHAPANVQIHHIGTAVDGSAMQKAFGFAIALVRVLLVLLTKKVDIVHAHVAERGSAYRKSIVTLIAKFLFRKPVILHSNSPEFHEFYQGLSVNVRQGLLWAFSQCDRFIAVSESWRNFYVDKFGLKPEQVLVLANPIELPNQVPHRERSNQINLVFLGRIGQRKGTFDLIRAFAMLPEPIRNQANLILAGDGEVDKARDLVTSYSLKISNIGDRITIYDWLNSQQRDALLTQAHVFILPTYNEGLPLALLEAMGWGLPVITTPVGGIPDLIVSEKNGLLVQPGDIQQLSTAIESLIQNENFRLSLGSAARESVIPLDVKSYFSFLLQIYDLVLDLQENQ
- a CDS encoding glycosyltransferase, with translation MTSSLAVFIPSLDGGGAERVMLNLADGFAAQGVKVSLVLVKAEGPYLSQVSSKVELVTLGSRQKLLLSFPDLINYLRREQPVAMLCGQEDANIVALWAKQLMKVSTQMVAIVHNHLSRDAQTSTLLKRQLTPHLVRWFYPWADKIVAVSQGVAEDLVEIGLPKDKIQAIYNPVVTPELHDRAREPISHPWFAPDQPPVIMGAGRLENQKDFPTLIRAVAKLRQQRPVRLMILGEGTKRPELEALIRELDLIDSVVMPGFVSNPYAYMARATVFVLSSIWEGFGNVLVEAIAVGTPVVSTNCKSGPAEILENGKYGKLVAVGDVMGMAEAIAQTLDCPPAPTELQRRAERFSTAKVLAEYRQILQIT
- a CDS encoding glycosyltransferase family 4 protein, which gives rise to MNKLLIIFPSVERGGAEEYALTIARDAQQQGWQVHAAFPKTPQTTSLAQDFQQHKINYHCLEIAETYTRKLRTLRQYLPDCLRTLSLFLQIQPDAVIIVLPWVDRSLGTIFACAYLNVPTVVVFQLVPCQITLSQWQLTLYNWSRVRNQQWVAVSQYSQKLVGKIFQMPVSEVKCIYNGTKLEMDKKQSLQEIVALRDRLRQELELPLTSRLVLTVGRLNQQKGYSDPIPIIPAIAKEFPEVKFIWVGDGELRSQLQAEVKATKIEASVLFLGYRNDIPQLLKAADLFLFPSHYEGYPFALLEAMAYGLPIVASNANPMPEIITDRLEGLLFRKGDRHDLLAKLRWALQNPLLMRGMAENAKLRVREFSATKMSFETLDLVQKIIVKNGNQNVA
- a CDS encoding oligosaccharide flippase family protein, translated to MSLRTQVMRGGTFLVLRQALGMILSLGGVLLLTRILGPKTYGLYSATLNIFVYVQSLSQLGIEIYLVRQKDEEDIKLYHQAFTLLLLLALGGTGISLIGIPLLQEWVRLEGFSDVARVMFLGLPVVLLSQVPLARLERHLDYKHVALIELNGQFVYYLVALPLAFQGAGVWSPAIGWWMQQVMTLGLLYWRADYRPRLHWQPDVIKQMLSYSVGYSASSWVWQLRNLVNPLVVGRYAGAEAVGFVALAIRIVEVLSFVKTATWRLSIAALARLQGDRVRLGKAVSEGMSLQILALGPLLVFVSWLNPWLIPLLFGQHWLPVIQIYPFIALSYLSNAVFNLHCSVLYVLQRNWEVTAFHLAHIILFAGTALVATSHFNGFVGYGWGEVAALASYAVLHVFVVQHIKSPAYRLPTIWWLALVGALFIYQLGWWSALGLVALFCMPATYRQLKYYIDSLRQAQSDR
- a CDS encoding polysaccharide deacetylase family protein, with the protein product MKIPGKIPGANRIRRFARRCRNRLQPGSLILLYHRVTDVSCDPWGLCVTPQHFAEQLQVLRQYTQLTQLRRLSQDVAEGKHHRRHVVITFDDGYADNLHNAKPILERYDVPATIFIASGYVDREREFWWDELERLFLQPGALPQQLELNINGYQYQWDLGEFANYTESTYQQHRHWKAEQEDPPTPRQLVYYEVWKLLRVLPAGDRDRILDRLLTWAGMTAGSRSTHRSLTRAEVATLERGSLVEIGAHTIAHPFLCSLPLSSQQEEIYHSKAQLEELLGHEVTSFSYPFGNYTSDSVAIVRDAGFNCACATIHASVQRHSNLFELPRVEIQNWNGEEFARRLSRWFDV
- a CDS encoding glycosyltransferase family 2 protein, yielding MQPLVSIITIFLNAEDYIEEAIASAIAQSYDVWELLLVDDGSTDSSSKIARDYSDRYPEKIRYLEHPGHKNCGMSASRNLGIQHARGDYIAFLDADDVYLPDKIAQQVAILESHPEVGLVCGRTKWWYSWTGNESDRSRDFLQKYALPLNTAISPPTILILFLKDEWASLCDVMVRRQAVETVNGYETSFRGMYEDQAFHAKLCLKYPTFVSSQCWYLYRQHSQACTTDSHVSGKTLAARQMFLTWLEDYLSKSGLQQSEVWRVVQQQLFPYRHPHLHRLWLKWRFGIVWRGQKIWEKFKITNE